Proteins co-encoded in one Plasmodium malariae genome assembly, contig: PmUG01_00_6, whole genome shotgun sequence genomic window:
- the PmUG01_00018700 gene encoding fam-l protein, which yields MKKSIMIFSFIKIVVLIFLTWIPHLSNHVITSNKYLGKKYTLAIKLDDRIYRLLAKYKKDKDSKVVMLRDDISNNGMDKKKDISNTEKECTEKKKELYRGSLNNYDGHKQDMNNKYSKFVTKKYSHLEKKIFKELDFVDFLKRNKNISDKTYKKIMRKKFSLRLGSPLLLFFLLFSLLIVDISLCLSNENGFLELSGLETTSVSWKNILKNGFSWLLIGAKKRTTNAVLGNLFNIVLYVIPFLILGVTLISYVFYYHKKAKKYEKIKFSKK from the exons atgaaaaaaagcattatgattttctcatttattaaaattgttgtACTTATCTTCTTAACGTGGATACCGCATCTAAGTAATCATGTG ATTACGTCTAACAAATACCTAGGCAAAAAGTACACGCTTGCTATAAAATTAGACGACAGAATATATCGAttactagcaaaatataaaaaggataagGATTCAAAAGTTGTAATGTTAAGAGAtgatatatcaaataatggaatggacaaaaaaaaggatatatctAATACTGAAAAGGAGTgcacagaaaaaaaaaaagaattatatagaggttcattaaataattatgatggACACAAACAAGATATGaacaataaatattctaaatttgtgacaaaaaaatacagtcatcttgaaaaaaaaatattcaaagaactgGATTTTGtagattttcttaaaagGAACAAGAATATTAGTGATAAgacttacaaaaaaataatgcgtAAAAAATTCTCATTACGATTAGGATCacctttattattgttttttttattatttagtcTACTCATAGTAGATATATCTCTGTGTTTATCTAATGAAAATGGATTTTTGGAATTATCAGGATTGGAGACGACTTCAGTTTCctggaaaaatattttgaagaaTGGTTTTAGTTGGTTATTGATTGgtgcaaaaaaaagaacaactAATGCTGTATTaggaaatttatttaatattgtattatatgtcattccttttttaatattaggtGTTACACTTATATCGTACGttttttattaccataaaaaagctaaaaaatatgaaaaaattaagttcagtaaaaagtga